From one Henningerozyma blattae CBS 6284 chromosome 1, complete genome genomic stretch:
- the IPK1 gene encoding inositol pentakisphosphate 2-kinase (similar to Saccharomyces cerevisiae IPK1 (YDR315C); ancestral locus Anc_5.342): MKLVGKGNANIVLEDTNDNSPIKRLYRISTRYNTIVENNDYTLRNWNYIEQRIKPLLMDYLCGMELYNMTRDKLYNVQEVQTLLQSSDDLIKCIKMEDLRLPAEDGGASASKNITRYKDHYLKIYTTTSDILFELKPKWLYSVSVGYCRTCTHATMIKRNFLICPCLLVTDPAEAVERICSSSLNIYHKQLTEYFKDPSNILQCLYRLQQKWDPIRQLRHQSPIDLNTLCTAMTLRDVTIFIRSSISGQIAARIVDVDLKPKSKLEHWLATQNKLDTLPDASKVIHIKKNKPRSNLLLP, from the coding sequence ATGAAACTGGTAGGGAAGGGAAATGCTAATATAGTTTTAGAAGATACCAATGATAATTCCCCAATTAAAAGACTGTATCGTATCAGTACTAGATACAACACCATTGTAGAAAACAATGACTATACTCTTCGCAATTGGAATTATATCGAACAAAGGATTAAACCATTATTAATGGATTATTTATGTGGTATGGAATTGTATAATATGACTAGAGACAAACTATACAACGTCCAAGAGGTTCAAACTTTATTACAATCAAGTGATGACCTTATAAAATGCATTAAGATGGAAGATCTTCGATTACCCGCCGAAGATGGGGGTGCCTCCGCATCCAAAAACATCACGCGGTACAAggatcattatttgaagatataTACCACCACCTCAGATATactatttgaattgaaaCCTAAGTGGCTATATTCCGTTAGCGTAGGTTATTGTAGAACTTGCACACATGCCACCatgataaaaagaaattttctGATATGCCCCTGTCTGCTTGTCACAGATCCAGCAGAAGCTGTGGAACGTATTTGctcatcttcattaaatatatatcatAAACAGCTGACTGAATATTTCAAAGACCCCTCGAATATATTACAATGCCTTTACAGACTACAACAGAAATGGGATCCAATACGTCAACTTAGACACCAATCCCCTATAGATCTAAATACGCTCTGCACAGCAATGACTCTAAGAGATGTAACTATATTTATCAGAAGCTCTATATCTGGCCAGATTGCTGCTCGGATCGTGGATGTTGACCTAAAGCCTAAAAGTAAGCTAGAACATTGGCTTGCAACCCAGAATAAGCTAGATACTCTTCCAGACGCTTCCAAAGTGATCcacataaaaaaaaacaaacctCGTAGCAATCTGTTACTTCCGTGA
- the PIB1 gene encoding phosphatidylinositol-3-phosphate-binding ubiquitin-protein ligase (similar to Saccharomyces cerevisiae PIB1 (YDR313C); ancestral locus Anc_5.339), with translation MFIATQISNFPSNTSITKPIHSKKFHSNRKYTWQPDNEVKYCTQCKKRFTWFLRKHHCRHCGKIFCDNCSNNFPILLNPDNKSVTLLNRPNTKLYMTATEHNSNYSISPFRACDDCFKLLLDNRLILSDWKRETILQHHEQGEDIEETEEIIDIPRESSQTSNENLTGGESSNLSLRDSSPQESGSSNADTFETTHTSPLLDRNLPSNDMTPATQHDIDDSAFCPICAVPLAQFDDSSIHIEDCILRVENIHITNANATPTTNYSNNTKVSNEMLTSRVPFRNRMLIYKIPADSTAKIQECPICFEDLLPDEKIGRLECLCVFHYRCIKRWYKKKINQLGTDDPNLKHRNFCPFHDALGFK, from the coding sequence ATGTTCATTGCAACTCAGATATCAAACTTCCCTTCAAATACTTCTATAACCAAACCTATCCATTCTAAGAAATTTCACtcaaatagaaaatatactTGGCAACCAGATAATGAAGTGAAATATTGTACTCAATGCAAAAAAAGATTCACTTGGTTTTTAAGAAAACATCATTGTCGTCATTGTgggaaaatattttgtgaTAATTGCTCAAATAATTTCcctatattattaaatccaGATAACAAATCAGTAACCCTATTGAATAGACCAAATACAAAACTATATATGACCGCTACAGAGCACAACTCAAATTATTCAATCTCCCCATTCAGAGCTTGCGATGattgtttcaaattattattggataATCGTTTAATTCTTTCCGATTGGAAACGAGAAACAATCTTACAGCATCATGAACAAGGAGAAGATATTGAAGAGACTGAGgaaataattgatattcCAAGAGAAAGTTCTCAAACTAGTAACGAAAATCTAACCGGGGGAGAATCCTCAAACTTATCCCTAAGAGATTCAAGTCCTCAAGAAAGTGGAAGCTCTAATGCAGATACTTTTGAAACAACACACACAAGCCCATTACTAGATAGAAATTTACCCTCAAATGATATGACTCCTGCGACTCAACATGATATTGACGATTCAGCTTTTTGCCCTATCTGTGCAGTACCTCTAGCGCAATTTGATGATTCATCAATTCATATAGAGGATTGTATTCTAAGAGTTGagaatattcatattacaaatgcaaatgcaacCCCAACAACAAACTActcaaataatacaaaagtTTCAAATGAAATGCTAACTTCAAGAGTTCCTTTTAGAAATCGAATGCTAATCTATAAAATACCAGCTGATTCAACAGcaaaaattcaagaatgTCCAATTTGTTTCGAAGATCTTTTACCAGATGAGAAAATTGGTAGATTAGAATGTTTATGTGTCTTCCACTATAGGTGCATTAAAAGATGgtataagaaaaaaattaatcagCTAGGTACAGATGatccaaatttaaaacatagAAACTTTTGCCCATTCCACGATGCTTTAGGATTTAAATAA